In Primulina huaijiensis isolate GDHJ02 chromosome 6, ASM1229523v2, whole genome shotgun sequence, a single window of DNA contains:
- the LOC140979898 gene encoding glucan endo-1,3-beta-glucosidase-like, giving the protein MSTIRYSLSAAPVNCFFIFLLFLSGTLIFDRGEGAIGVCNGRLGSNLPSEQQVVEFYRANGIQRMRIYEPNQATLRALQGSGIELMLGVPNVDLQSLQSDATDWVRTNVVPHFPNTRIRYIAVGNEVDPENPETSRFVPLVLPAMRNIYDALSVFNLQDRIKISTATFSALLMNTSSPSSSSFRNMSFMEPIVRFLEQTDAPLLANIYPYFAHIGDTRNVPLPYALFTAPGIVVQDGVYGYRNLFDAMLDSMYYATERAGGPNVEIVVSESGWPSDGGVAANMANADAYYRNLVNHVGNGTPRRPGNEIETYLFAMFDENQKPGAQSEQHFGLFHPNMQIKYQVDF; this is encoded by the exons ATGTCTACGATTAGATATTCTTTATCTGCAGCACCCGTGAATTGTTTCTTCATATTTCTGTTGTTTCTGTCGGGAACATTAATCTTTGATAGAG GTGAAGGAGCCATTGGAGTGTGCAATGGGCGACTTGGTTCCAATCTACCATCTGAACAGCAGGTCGTGGAATTCTACAGAGCCAATGGAATCCAAAGAATGCGAATTTACGAACCGAATCAGGCTACCCTCCGAGCCCTTCAAGGATCCGGCATAGAACTCATGCTCGGCGTCCCCAACGTAGACCTTCAATCCCTCCAATCCGACGCAACTGATTGGGTTCGAACCAATGTCGTTCCACACTTCCCCAACACAAGAATACGCTACATCGCGGTTGGAAACGAAGTAGACCCTGAGAACCCCGAGACCTCACGTTTCGTCCCACTTGTTCTCCCGGCCATGCGAAACATCTACGATGCACTTTCTGTATTCAATTTACAAGACCGAATCAAGATCTCCACAGCTACATTTTCTGCCCTCTTGATGAACACTAGTTCACCGTCGAGTTCGAGCTTCAGGAACATGTCGTTTATGGAGCCCATCGTTCGGTTCTTGGAGCAAACGGATGCTCCACTTCTTGCAAATATATACCCATATTTTGCTCACATTGGTGACACTCGAAACGTTCCACTCCCTTACGCCTTGTTCACTGCTCCTGGAATTGTTGTCCAGGATGGTGTATATGGATACCGGAATCTCTTCGATGCCATGCTTGATTCCATGTATTATGCCACGGAAAGAGCTGGAGGGCCGAATGTCGAAATCGTGGTCTCTGAAAGTGGGTGGCCATCTGATGGGGGAGTTGCCGCGAATATGGCGAATGCAGATGCTTATTATCGGAATTTAGTGAATCATGTGGGGAATGGGACGCCAAGGAGGCCAGGCAATGAGATAGAAACGTACCTGTTTGCCATGTTTGATGAGAATCAGAAGCCTGGAGCTCAGAGCGAGCAGCATTTTGGGCTGTTCCATCCGAATATGCAGATCAAATATCAAGTAGACTTTTAA